The Clostridioides sp. ES-S-0010-02 genome window below encodes:
- a CDS encoding YafY family transcriptional regulator: MSKAERLIELMITINAKRNFTLRELAEEFCVSKRTILRDLQALESMGFPLYSKTGATGGYHMLKERILPPITFSESEAKAIFFAYQSLAFYRDLPFEQERVSVLKKFLNCLPADVQHNITQIQNKIVFWTPDRHCSSPLLKELFNIITNNSALTVQYSSNKNQSIRTIIPVGLYAMNGLWYCPAYCLKSKSIREFRVDRIEKIVSIENITSSKYSIPNSIHEYLENLKVAKDYHIKIQLTDIGVKRCETEFLLAKGLTVFPNGGYIDMYVSKTTLNWVAEYFLSFGKEATVLEPIELKTLIKSKVQELYNHYCKINTEV; this comes from the coding sequence ATGTCAAAGGCTGAGCGCTTAATTGAATTGATGATAACTATAAATGCAAAAAGAAATTTTACTCTAAGAGAATTGGCTGAAGAATTTTGTGTATCAAAACGAACAATACTTAGAGATTTACAAGCTTTAGAAAGCATGGGATTCCCTCTATATTCAAAAACAGGAGCAACAGGTGGTTATCATATGTTAAAAGAACGTATATTACCACCAATTACCTTTTCAGAAAGTGAAGCAAAAGCAATATTTTTTGCCTATCAATCGTTAGCTTTTTATCGTGATTTGCCATTTGAACAAGAGAGAGTCTCTGTATTAAAAAAGTTTTTAAATTGTCTACCAGCAGATGTACAACATAATATTACTCAAATACAAAATAAAATTGTATTCTGGACACCAGATAGACATTGCTCTTCTCCCTTGCTAAAAGAACTATTTAACATAATTACAAATAATTCTGCTCTTACAGTTCAATATTCATCAAATAAAAACCAAAGTATCAGAACTATTATACCTGTTGGTTTATATGCAATGAATGGTCTTTGGTACTGTCCAGCGTATTGCTTAAAGTCAAAATCTATCCGTGAATTTCGTGTAGACAGAATTGAAAAGATTGTAAGTATAGAAAATATAACAAGTTCAAAATACAGTATTCCAAATTCAATACATGAATATCTTGAAAATTTAAAAGTTGCTAAAGATTATCATATTAAAATTCAACTAACAGATATAGGAGTAAAACGCTGTGAGACAGAATTTCTATTAGCAAAAGGATTGACTGTTTTTCCTAATGGCGGTTACATAGATATGTATGTCTCAAAAACAACACTAAACTGGGTAGCTGAATACTTCTTGTCATTTGGAAAAGAGGCCACAGTACTAGAACCAATTGAGCTTAAAACATTGATAAAATCAAAAGTTCAGGAGTTATACAATCATTACTGCAAAATAAACACTGAAGTGTAA
- a CDS encoding ABC transporter ATP-binding protein produces the protein MDKNINDVSQNDIVEFKGVNKSYGTKKVLKNVELNIPKGKIVGLLGPNGSGKSTMIKLMNGLLQPDDGEIMINGMKPSIETKKIVSYLPERTYLNDWMKVSDLLKFFYDFYSDFDVRRANEMIKSLDIDVDEKLKTMSKGTKEKVQLILVMSRKANIYILDEPIGGVDPAARSYILKTILKNYYEDSTLLIATHLISEIENICDEVIFISKGEIVLQGDVESIREEKGKSIDALFREEFKC, from the coding sequence ATGGATAAAAATATAAATGATGTTTCTCAAAATGACATAGTTGAATTTAAAGGTGTAAATAAAAGCTATGGAACTAAAAAGGTTTTAAAGAATGTTGAGTTGAATATACCAAAAGGAAAAATAGTTGGCTTGTTAGGTCCTAATGGAAGTGGTAAAAGTACAATGATTAAATTGATGAATGGATTATTACAACCTGATGATGGTGAAATTATGATAAATGGAATGAAGCCATCTATAGAAACAAAGAAAATAGTATCATACCTACCAGAAAGAACTTATTTAAACGACTGGATGAAAGTATCAGATTTACTTAAATTTTTCTATGATTTTTATAGTGATTTTGATGTTAGAAGGGCAAATGAAATGATTAAGAGTTTAGATATTGATGTAGATGAAAAATTAAAAACAATGTCTAAAGGAACTAAAGAAAAAGTACAACTTATTCTGGTTATGTCAAGAAAAGCAAATATATATATTTTAGATGAGCCTATTGGAGGTGTTGACCCAGCTGCAAGGTCATATATACTTAAGACTATACTAAAAAACTATTATGAGGATAGTACTTTGCTGATTGCAACTCATTTAATAAGTGAGATAGAAAATATATGTGATGAAGTAATATTTATATCTAAAGGTGAGATAGTACTACAAGGAGATGTTGAATCAATAAGAGAGGAAAAAGGTAAATCTATAGATGCATTATTTAGGGAGGAATTCAAATGTTAG
- a CDS encoding mechanosensitive ion channel family protein → MDTTKIDDISKLDLNNLDINKMDMGGLMESLLEWATTSGVKLIIGLLILSIGFKIIKKIVNHVMTVLGKRDVDLTLRRFLKSLLLSVLKVAVIIVVLEYWGMSLSSFAAVIASAGVAIGLALQGSLSNFAGGFIILLIRPFKVGDYIEAAGHGGTVEQIGLFYTQLATPDNKQILIPNGSVSNDSLINYSAKNTRRVDLVFSVGYEDDILHVRRVLKEIVNRHKLIINEPEPFIGVVEHGDNAIKFAIRAWCKTEDYWTIYLDLLEDVKIRFDEEGITIPYPKMDLTVRELNKI, encoded by the coding sequence ATGGATACAACAAAAATAGATGATATAAGTAAGTTAGATTTAAATAATCTAGATATTAATAAAATGGACATGGGTGGTTTGATGGAAAGCCTTTTGGAATGGGCAACTACAAGTGGAGTAAAACTTATAATAGGTTTACTCATACTTTCAATTGGATTTAAAATAATAAAAAAAATTGTAAACCATGTCATGACAGTTCTTGGCAAAAGAGATGTCGATTTAACTTTAAGAAGGTTTTTGAAATCTCTTCTTTTAAGTGTACTTAAAGTTGCTGTTATAATAGTTGTTCTTGAATACTGGGGGATGAGTTTATCTAGTTTTGCTGCTGTAATAGCTTCAGCAGGGGTAGCGATAGGTTTAGCGCTGCAAGGTAGTTTATCAAATTTTGCTGGAGGATTTATTATACTTTTGATTAGACCTTTTAAAGTAGGAGATTACATAGAAGCAGCAGGTCATGGAGGAACAGTTGAGCAAATAGGACTTTTTTATACTCAATTAGCTACTCCAGATAATAAGCAGATACTTATACCAAATGGCTCTGTATCAAATGATAGTCTGATAAATTATTCTGCAAAAAATACTAGAAGGGTTGATTTAGTTTTTAGTGTAGGATATGAAGATGATATATTACATGTTAGAAGAGTCTTAAAAGAAATTGTAAATAGACATAAATTAATAATAAATGAACCAGAACCATTTATAGGAGTAGTAGAACATGGAGATAATGCCATTAAATTTGCAATTAGGGCTTGGTGTAAGACAGAAGACTATTGGACAATTTACCTTGATTTATTAGAAGATGTTAAAATTAGATTTGATGAAGAAGGAATTACAATACCTTATCCTAAAATGGATTTAACAGTTAGGGAACTAAATAAAATTTAA
- a CDS encoding FAD-dependent oxidoreductase: MSLKSLKIKENLYWVGSLDPDLRVFDIIMYTPYGTTYNSYVLKGTEKTVLFETVKDKHFEKYIERLNDLNIDFEKIDYIVVSHTEPDHAGSVEKLLDLAKNAKVVASETAIKYLKEIVNKDFEYIAVADGDVLSIGDKTLEFFSVPMLHWPDTIYTYIKEDKTLVTCDSFGSHYSNDKIVNTLNEDEEKDYLDALRYYYDCIMGPFKPSMVTAIEKIKDLDIDTVCPGHGPVLTENPRKIIDLYYKWSVNEQVKLEKEVTICYVSAHGYTKIMAEAIKSYIEKNSNYKVNLFDVIEHKQEEILDKIAVSQGVLFGTPTILGDALKPIWDILVSLNPVLHGGKVASVFGSYGWSGEGIENAMERINQLRMTTVKPFAVNFKPSGEEVDKLYAYTGKFLDKLNSTFGSKKKTKKFKCVICNEVFEGDSAPSICPVCGAKEDQFIEVEEDEVTFRKDTDEYFVIVGNGAAGFYAADAIRKRNKTCKITMISNEEELTYYRPALSDGINEELNSDFYMEDKAWYDENNIVVILGTNVDKLDEANKTIVVNDGAIKFDKLVIATGSRNFIPPIKGHDLENVFTLRNIKDLYNVKEALEKSKKVVVIGGGLLGLEAAWEFKLKGLEVVVVEAMDGILSKQLDKEGSKILEQCVRDTGIDVRLGVAVDGIDGNGRAQKVVFKDGNSVDCDMVVFSIGVRANTQMVQDTSVKIDRGIVVDNTLQTNVKDIYACGDVAQVGNTSLAIWPSSVEMGKIAGANASGDSLKFESDVYPVSLDAMNVKVFSIGNIQDFDKEISSKDEGKRVYKKLFMKDGSLVGAILINDLSCTVKLIRLISEKGDFEDVMKSDIL; the protein is encoded by the coding sequence ATGTCATTAAAATCATTGAAAATAAAAGAAAATTTATATTGGGTAGGTTCACTTGACCCTGATTTAAGAGTATTTGACATAATTATGTATACACCTTATGGAACAACTTATAATTCATATGTCTTAAAAGGCACAGAAAAAACAGTTTTATTTGAAACAGTTAAAGATAAACATTTTGAGAAATATATTGAAAGATTAAATGATTTAAATATAGACTTTGAAAAAATTGACTATATTGTGGTAAGTCATACTGAACCAGACCATGCAGGAAGCGTTGAAAAGCTATTAGATTTAGCAAAAAATGCAAAAGTAGTAGCTTCAGAAACTGCTATTAAGTATCTAAAGGAAATCGTAAACAAAGACTTTGAATATATTGCAGTTGCAGATGGAGATGTGCTATCAATAGGCGATAAGACTTTAGAATTCTTCTCTGTACCTATGCTTCATTGGCCAGATACTATATACACATATATAAAAGAAGATAAAACTCTTGTAACATGTGATTCATTTGGAAGTCATTATAGTAATGACAAGATAGTAAACACTCTTAATGAAGATGAAGAAAAGGATTACTTAGATGCCTTAAGATATTATTATGATTGTATAATGGGGCCATTTAAACCATCTATGGTAACTGCTATAGAAAAGATAAAAGATTTAGATATAGACACAGTGTGCCCAGGTCATGGACCAGTATTGACTGAAAATCCTAGAAAAATTATAGACCTTTATTATAAATGGAGTGTAAATGAACAAGTAAAATTAGAAAAAGAAGTTACAATTTGTTATGTTTCTGCACATGGATATACAAAAATCATGGCAGAGGCTATAAAATCATATATTGAAAAAAATAGCAATTATAAAGTAAATTTATTTGATGTAATAGAGCATAAGCAAGAAGAAATTCTAGATAAAATAGCAGTATCGCAAGGTGTATTATTTGGAACACCAACAATATTAGGGGATGCATTAAAACCTATATGGGATATATTAGTATCTTTAAATCCAGTTCTTCATGGTGGAAAAGTTGCATCAGTATTTGGTTCATATGGATGGAGTGGAGAAGGTATAGAAAATGCTATGGAGAGAATCAATCAGCTTAGAATGACAACAGTGAAACCATTTGCTGTTAATTTTAAACCATCAGGGGAAGAAGTTGACAAATTATATGCTTATACAGGAAAATTCTTAGATAAGTTAAACTCTACTTTTGGAAGTAAAAAGAAGACTAAAAAGTTTAAATGTGTAATTTGTAATGAAGTATTTGAAGGAGATAGTGCTCCTAGTATATGCCCTGTATGTGGAGCCAAAGAGGACCAATTTATAGAAGTTGAAGAAGATGAGGTTACTTTTAGAAAAGATACTGACGAATATTTTGTTATAGTAGGAAATGGTGCAGCTGGTTTCTATGCAGCAGATGCTATAAGAAAAAGAAATAAGACTTGTAAGATAACTATGATTTCTAATGAGGAAGAGTTAACTTACTATAGACCTGCACTTTCTGATGGTATAAATGAAGAACTTAATTCTGATTTCTATATGGAAGATAAAGCTTGGTATGACGAAAACAACATAGTAGTAATATTAGGAACAAATGTAGATAAATTAGATGAAGCAAATAAAACTATTGTAGTAAATGATGGAGCTATTAAATTTGATAAGCTTGTAATAGCCACAGGAAGTAGAAATTTCATACCACCAATTAAAGGTCATGATTTAGAAAATGTATTTACACTTAGAAATATAAAAGACTTATATAATGTAAAAGAAGCATTAGAAAAGTCTAAGAAAGTTGTAGTAATTGGTGGAGGACTATTAGGTCTTGAAGCAGCATGGGAATTTAAATTAAAAGGCTTAGAAGTAGTAGTGGTTGAAGCAATGGATGGTATATTATCAAAACAACTTGATAAAGAAGGCAGTAAAATACTAGAGCAATGTGTAAGAGATACAGGCATAGATGTAAGATTAGGTGTGGCAGTTGATGGTATTGATGGCAATGGAAGGGCTCAAAAAGTTGTATTTAAAGATGGCAATAGTGTTGACTGTGATATGGTAGTCTTTTCAATTGGAGTGAGAGCAAATACTCAGATGGTTCAAGATACATCTGTAAAAATTGATAGAGGTATTGTTGTAGATAATACATTACAGACAAATGTTAAAGATATATACGCTTGTGGAGATGTTGCACAAGTAGGAAACACTAGTCTAGCAATATGGCCATCTTCAGTAGAAATGGGAAAAATAGCAGGAGCAAATGCAAGTGGAGATAGTTTGAAATTTGAAAGTGATGTATATCCAGTTTCATTAGATGCTATGAATGTTAAAGTATTTAGTATTGGTAATATACAAGATTTTGATAAAGAAATTTCATCAAAAGATGAAGGTAAAAGAGTATATAAAAAATTATTTATGAAAG
- a CDS encoding ABC transporter permease: MLGKLLKYELKASGRTFIPLYIAIIVVAILNGIFMKIDIFQIQGIGILVLTSLFMALGVLTIVVTIQRFRKNLLGDEGYLMFTLPVSTSSLILSKCITALIYAVLSFIVAVGTFAVLMFFSASGIAFAEILDFFNNVFRLGFENFLDMFLLLLTMLISYTSFILLLYTAISMGQLPKFNKHRNVSAFVSFIIINMIISTVGSTIERFLPGENTNMIYHLYQSSHFMFAILGSIIILVILFIATKYILDRNLNLE, from the coding sequence ATGTTAGGAAAACTATTAAAATATGAGTTAAAGGCAAGTGGAAGAACGTTTATACCATTATATATAGCTATAATAGTAGTGGCTATATTAAATGGAATATTTATGAAGATTGATATATTCCAAATACAAGGAATAGGAATACTTGTACTTACAAGTCTTTTTATGGCACTGGGTGTTTTAACTATTGTAGTTACAATTCAAAGATTTAGAAAAAATCTTTTGGGAGATGAAGGCTATTTAATGTTTACTCTTCCTGTTAGTACTAGTTCACTTATATTATCCAAATGTATAACAGCACTTATATATGCGGTACTTAGTTTTATAGTTGCAGTAGGTACATTTGCAGTACTAATGTTTTTTAGTGCTTCTGGAATTGCATTTGCTGAGATTTTAGATTTTTTTAATAATGTTTTCAGATTGGGGTTTGAAAATTTTTTAGATATGTTCTTGCTATTATTAACAATGCTTATTTCATATACTTCATTTATTTTATTGCTATATACAGCAATTTCAATGGGGCAATTACCAAAGTTTAATAAACATAGAAATGTATCTGCATTTGTTTCTTTTATAATTATAAATATGATAATATCAACTGTTGGTAGTACAATTGAAAGATTTTTACCAGGAGAAAATACTAACATGATTTATCATTTATATCAAAGTTCTCATTTTATGTTTGCTATACTTGGTAGTATTATAATTTTAGTAATATTATTTATTGCTACAAAATATATACTAGATAGAAATTTAAATTTAGAATAG
- a CDS encoding bifunctional diguanylate cyclase/phosphodiesterase codes for MRKLQKKLMVFLFICIILQVKYTTPVYSLHKLYKNNSINNLEFRLFNKQFISYYALQIIFIMTIICLVLIFYIIYDKLSLRVKLQKIVYTDGLTGASTMDKFVIDAKKILSKNAQEKYALLYIDIDKFKYINDLFGYEVGNKILCSLTNIIKHNIFEEEIFARISADNFTIIMKYREEEDIINRLECIFKELDLFNNNQEEKYKLVLSCGIYFILPEDKDINPIIDRANIPHKMAKGGHKSSYAFYDNKIHDQEIKEKEMENTMFSSLENKEFIVYLQPKIELNTGEIQGSEALVRWKSRDKGLIPPNEFIPFFEKNGFIINLDLYVLEEVCIQLRKWIDTGINPLTISVNVSRIHLYCNNFIETYKNIIDKYNIPAKYIELELTESIIFDNFDILIDIMNSLKEIGFLISMDDFGSGYSSLNMLKEIPMDILKLDQKFIMETYNSKRSKIIVTKVVEMAKELGMKVISEGVETEAQFKLLKEVKCDMAQGYLFGKPMPIEEFEKLIAYTSAKE; via the coding sequence ATGAGGAAATTACAAAAAAAATTAATGGTTTTTTTATTTATTTGTATAATTTTACAAGTTAAATATACAACACCAGTCTATTCTTTACATAAGCTTTATAAAAATAACTCCATAAATAACCTTGAATTCAGATTATTTAATAAACAATTTATTAGCTACTATGCATTGCAGATAATATTTATTATGACGATAATATGTCTAGTACTTATTTTTTATATAATATATGATAAATTAAGTTTAAGAGTTAAATTGCAAAAGATAGTATATACAGATGGTCTTACAGGAGCAAGTACTATGGATAAATTTGTAATTGATGCTAAAAAAATATTAAGCAAAAACGCTCAAGAGAAATATGCGTTATTATATATAGATATTGATAAATTTAAGTATATAAATGATTTGTTTGGATATGAAGTGGGAAATAAAATTTTATGTAGTTTAACAAATATTATTAAACATAATATATTTGAAGAAGAAATATTTGCAAGGATATCTGCTGATAATTTCACAATAATCATGAAATATAGAGAAGAAGAAGATATAATAAATAGATTAGAATGTATATTTAAAGAATTGGATTTATTTAATAATAATCAGGAAGAAAAATATAAATTAGTTTTAAGTTGTGGAATATACTTTATACTTCCAGAAGATAAAGATATCAACCCAATAATAGATAGAGCTAATATACCTCATAAAATGGCAAAGGGAGGACATAAAAGTTCATATGCATTTTATGACAACAAGATTCATGATCAAGAAATAAAAGAAAAAGAGATGGAAAATACAATGTTCTCAAGCTTAGAAAATAAAGAGTTCATAGTATACTTGCAACCTAAAATAGAACTAAATACAGGAGAAATACAAGGTTCGGAAGCACTTGTACGATGGAAAAGTCGTGATAAGGGATTAATTCCTCCAAATGAGTTTATACCATTTTTTGAGAAAAATGGTTTTATAATAAATTTAGATTTATATGTACTAGAAGAAGTTTGTATACAACTTAGAAAATGGATTGACACAGGTATAAACCCATTAACTATTTCAGTTAATGTATCAAGAATACATTTATATTGTAATAATTTTATAGAAACCTATAAAAATATAATTGACAAGTACAATATACCTGCAAAATATATAGAACTTGAATTAACTGAGAGTATTATATTTGATAATTTTGATATTTTAATTGATATAATGAATAGTTTAAAAGAGATAGGTTTTTTAATATCTATGGATGATTTTGGTTCAGGGTATTCATCATTAAATATGTTAAAAGAAATTCCTATGGATATTTTAAAACTTGACCAAAAATTTATCATGGAAACATATAATAGTAAGAGAAGTAAAATAATTGTTACTAAAGTTGTAGAGATGGCAAAGGAATTGGGGATGAAAGTAATATCTGAAGGTGTAGAGACAGAAGCACAGTTTAAACTATTGAAGGAAGTCAAATGTGATATGGCACAAGGATATCTATTTGGAAAACCAATGCCAATTGAAGAATTTGAAAAATTGATTGCATACACTTCAGCAAAAGAATAA
- a CDS encoding GntR family transcriptional regulator, translating into MEWELDNNKPIYIQLVEHLKLKIVSGEIKIGSKLETVRALAEDAEVNPNTMQKALTELERQGLVYSQRTKGRFVTDDKEKIKAMKEEIANVEINTLKETLVKLGYDEDEMLKLITENLKGEL; encoded by the coding sequence ATGGAATGGGAACTTGATAATAACAAACCTATATATATACAATTAGTAGAACATCTAAAGTTAAAAATAGTTTCAGGGGAAATAAAAATAGGTTCTAAATTAGAAACAGTAAGAGCACTTGCTGAGGATGCTGAAGTTAATCCAAATACGATGCAAAAAGCTTTAACAGAACTGGAAAGACAAGGATTGGTTTATAGCCAAAGAACAAAAGGAAGATTTGTAACAGATGATAAGGAAAAAATAAAAGCTATGAAAGAGGAAATAGCCAATGTTGAAATAAATACATTAAAAGAGACTTTAGTAAAACTTGGATATGACGAAGATGAAATGTTAAAACTTATAACAGAAAATTTGAAAGGAGAATTATAA
- a CDS encoding PepSY domain-containing protein has protein sequence MCKKLYLLVASILIAGLLTACSGNSNSGQAPQNSNTKKEANASNSDLKDGKIDESLMEQDFKVPYTDAINMFKDKYKDADIVDLSLESDLNKYVYTVEGVDDNNEYKMKIDANTKDVLQDKTEKLDSEDLNGKARKEKLDLNDIITPQKAMEIALKEQDGIVKEWSLDKDLDVTFYKIRIDKDKNEYDIKVDSKKGTILEVEKED, from the coding sequence ATGTGTAAAAAATTATATTTATTAGTAGCAAGTATACTTATTGCAGGTTTATTAACTGCATGTAGTGGAAATTCAAATTCAGGACAAGCACCTCAAAATAGCAATACAAAAAAAGAAGCAAATGCTTCAAATAGTGATTTAAAAGATGGCAAAATTGATGAAAGTTTAATGGAACAAGACTTCAAAGTACCTTATACAGATGCAATAAATATGTTTAAAGACAAATATAAGGATGCTGATATAGTAGATTTAAGTCTTGAAAGCGATTTAAATAAATATGTTTATACTGTTGAAGGTGTAGATGATAATAATGAGTATAAGATGAAAATAGATGCTAATACAAAGGATGTATTGCAAGATAAAACTGAAAAATTGGATTCAGAAGATTTAAATGGTAAAGCTAGAAAAGAAAAATTAGATTTAAATGATATAATAACACCTCAAAAAGCTATGGAAATTGCATTGAAAGAACAAGATGGAATAGTAAAAGAATGGAGTTTAGATAAAGATTTAGATGTTACTTTTTATAAAATAAGAATAGATAAAGATAAAAATGAATATGACATAAAGGTAGATTCTAAAAAAGGAACTATACTGGAGGTAGAAAAAGAAGATTAA
- a CDS encoding MFS transporter translates to MKSYTKTKWSVWGIITFSFILVLFLRMSTAVVSDNLAKELGFNSIQISNIASFCLYSYALMQIPAGILIDKYGARKISSIGIITASIGSILFGLIQNIELAYLSRIVVGAGTSVILLCILKIQGRWFDKSEFASATAKFSFVGNVGGVLATFPLVFLSEFIGWRNSFLLIGIIGILIGCCMYIIVRDTPREYGFNVNVDIYEESEKISIIEGIKSVIINKSTWYNSIIMFSFVGLTSAFTSLWGVRYIMDVYGVSKSFSAFIVSFFTYGFIFGSIIMDFVFAKIKSSKFNIIKYGAMIDLFIWIIIVIVFKVKPPIMFLPVAFFIMGCIVMSHLQVFNDAKYKNKEIYSGLATSVINTFEFIGSGIINLIIAISLQINFYNTVDGYKRGFIVFIVLSIITIIASHIGVKNDDFKTQ, encoded by the coding sequence ATGAAAAGTTATACAAAGACTAAATGGAGTGTTTGGGGCATAATTACATTTTCATTTATTTTAGTCTTATTTTTAAGGATGTCAACTGCTGTTGTCTCAGATAATTTAGCAAAAGAGTTAGGGTTTAATTCTATACAAATATCAAATATAGCATCATTTTGCCTTTACTCATATGCACTTATGCAAATACCAGCAGGTATATTAATTGATAAATATGGAGCAAGAAAGATTAGTAGTATTGGAATAATAACGGCTAGTATAGGTTCGATACTATTTGGATTAATACAAAATATAGAATTAGCATATCTTTCTCGTATAGTTGTAGGAGCAGGAACATCAGTAATATTACTCTGTATCTTAAAAATTCAAGGTAGATGGTTTGATAAATCGGAGTTTGCTTCTGCAACAGCTAAGTTCTCATTTGTTGGAAATGTGGGAGGAGTTCTTGCTACTTTTCCGCTAGTATTTTTGTCCGAATTTATTGGTTGGAGAAATTCATTTTTATTAATAGGTATAATAGGTATTTTAATTGGATGTTGTATGTATATTATTGTTAGAGATACACCAAGAGAATATGGATTTAATGTAAATGTTGATATTTATGAAGAATCAGAAAAAATTAGTATTATTGAAGGGATTAAGTCCGTTATAATTAATAAGTCAACATGGTATAATTCAATAATAATGTTTTCTTTTGTAGGTTTAACAAGTGCATTTACAAGTCTTTGGGGAGTAAGATACATAATGGATGTTTATGGAGTTAGTAAGAGTTTTTCTGCGTTTATAGTATCATTTTTTACATATGGATTTATATTTGGTTCAATAATCATGGATTTTGTGTTTGCAAAAATAAAGTCTAGCAAGTTTAACATAATAAAATATGGTGCAATGATAGACTTATTTATATGGATAATAATTGTAATTGTTTTTAAAGTAAAACCACCAATAATGTTTTTACCAGTAGCATTTTTTATAATGGGGTGTATAGTCATGTCACATTTACAAGTATTTAATGATGCTAAATATAAAAATAAAGAGATTTATTCTGGATTGGCAACTAGTGTTATTAATACCTTTGAATTTATAGGAAGTGGTATTATTAATTTAATCATAGCTATATCTTTACAAATAAATTTCTATAATACAGTTGATGGATATAAAAGAGGATTTATTGTATTTATAGTATTAAGTATTATAACTATAATAGCATCTCATATTGGTGTAAAAAATGATGATTTTAAAACTCAATAG